In the Juglans microcarpa x Juglans regia isolate MS1-56 chromosome 6D, Jm3101_v1.0, whole genome shotgun sequence genome, one interval contains:
- the LOC121234649 gene encoding uncharacterized protein LOC121234649: MKVKRFMDTRSSLRQGVLAQRRSNFQGSHFPLAIEVARKAAAATLRNRNFSRNRVANWNKSRGGAPVVPRRAPNGGSSAKSQLMQPQEANAVPKQRSTLDSLFANMKEQRMKIMSQQNNVAQRNGGALRRPPWARGQGSN; this comes from the exons ATGAAGGTGAAACGTTTTATGGACACAAGATCCTCCCTTAGACAG GGGGTCTTGGCACAGAGAAGGTCGAATTTCCAGGGGAGCCATTTTCCTCTGGCAATTGAGGTTGCACGGAAGGCTGCAGCTGCTACGCTTCGTAATAGAAATTTCAGTCGTAACAGGGTGGCTAATTGGAACAAATCAAG GGGTGGTGCTCCAGTGGTCCCGAGGAGGGCTCCAAATGGAGGATCTTCTGCTAAG TCACAGCTCATGCAGCCGCAGGAGGCAAATGCAGTACCGAAGCAGAGGTCTACGCTGGACTCACTGTTTGCAAACATGAAGGAGCAAAGAATGAAGATCATGTCACAGCAGAACAATGTTGCACAACGTAACGGTGGTGCCCTGCGAAGACCCCCATGGGCAAGAGGCCAAGGGAGCAACTAA
- the LOC121234538 gene encoding uncharacterized protein LOC121234538, which produces MYKLLELFTDNNIICYHQLTLAPAFADKAHVSKERVPILHFCFRLWQLRKTFASYIFSESKNSFMDDSRGKIKVIPDHFKASTLDSHQNGTSFVSLPRSDSSLRSHSWTRKGATFMLNLFTVRGMPWGSSTDDQKKVELPAAEVESLRSQVADLEEREAHLKAQLEHVDELLRSARLSGYLYIRTRWTALPGEPPPLDDTEVDDWLPRFVVLHGLCLFFYLLSTDLSPQDSTLLSDIVEIGPLPSFTREDEETRYAFYMLTSQGLRYECSSISKIQVDSWLLALRSDCKVEKEEIFRSASRASKSLLSASKGSRFYSEGRAAAAAAAESLRETVPFLASYYRRAGSESTSRGWISGVLAIPAAAFMLQEQEVHAAELERTFIAIKPDGVQRGLISEIISRFERKGFKLVAIKIVIPSKDFAQKHYHDLKERPFFNGLCNFLSSGPVLAMVWEGEGVIKYGRKLIGATDPQKSEPGTIRGDLAVVVGRNIIHGSDGPETAKDEINLWFKPEELVSYTSNAEKWIYGEN; this is translated from the exons ATGTATAAACTTCTTGAATTATTTACCGACAATAATATCATCTGTTATCATCAGCTTACGCTTGCTCCGGCCTT TGCAGATAAAGCTCATGTATCAAAAGAAAGAGTACCTATACTCCATTTTTGTTTTCGATTGTGGCAATTAAGAAAGACATTTGCCTCTTACATTTTCTCAGAAAGT AAAAATAGCTTCATGGATGATAGTCGTGGGAAGATAAAGGTTATACCGGATCACTTCAAAGCCTCAACACTGGATTCTCATCAAAACGGAACGTCATTTGTTTCCCTACCACGATCCGACAGTTCTTTGAG GTCTCATAGCTGGACTCGAAAGGGTGCCACTTTCATGTTGAACTTGTTTACCGTACGAGGGATGCCATGGGGTTCTAGCACTGATGATCAGAAAAAG GTTGAGCTACCTGCTGCTGAAGTAGAATCACTTAGATCACAAGTTGCTGATTTAGAAGAGAGAGAAGCTCACTTGAAAGCTCA GCTGGAACATGTTGATGAACTTTTGCGGTCTGCTCGCCTGTCTGGTTATTTGTACATTCGTACT AGGTGGACAGCACTACCAGGAGAACCTCCTCCTTTAGATGATACTGAGGTTGATGACTGGCTTCCTCGCTTTGTTGTCCTTCATGGACTATGTCTATTCTTCTATTTATTGTCTACAg ATCTGAGCCCTCAAGACTCCACTCTCCTATCTGATATTGTTGAAATAGGTCCTCTTCCAAGCTTTACACGAGAAGATGAGGAGACACGATATGCCTTCTATATGCTAACTAGTCAAGGACTGAGATATGAGTGCTCAAGTATTTCTAAGATTCAG GTGGACTCTTGGTTGTTAGCATTACGAAGTGACTGCAAAGTGG aaaaagaagaa ATTTTCCGATCTGCTTCCAGAGCCTCCAAGTCACTCCTCTCTGCCTCCAAAGGCTCTCGTTTCTACTCCG AAGGACGAGCCGCAGCTGCCGCTGCTGCAGAGTCATTGAGAGAAACAGTCCCGTTTCTAGCTTCATATTACAGGAGGGCCGGTTCTGAGAGTACATCTAGAGGATGGATTTCAGGAGTCCTTGCTATTCCTGCAGCAG cTTTTATGCTCCAGGAGCAGGAGGTACATGCTGCAGAG CTAGAGCGCACTTTCATTGCTATCAAGCCTGATGGAGTGCAAAGAGGCCTG atttcagaaatcatatcTCGTTTTGAGCGGAAAGGGTTTAAGCTCGTGGCCATTAAAATAGTGATTCCTTCGAAGGACTTTGCACAGAAGCATTATCACGATCTGAAGGAAAGACCTTTCTTCAATGGCCTTTGCAACTTCCTTAGCTCCGGCCCTGTTCTTGCAATG GTCTGGGAAGGAGAGGGAGTGATTAAGTATGGTCGAAAGCTGATTGGAGCTACGGATCCACAGAAATCAGAACCTGGAACCATCAGAGGGGATCTAGCAGTTGTTGTTGGAAG AAACATCATCCATGGGAGTGATGGTCCAGAGACTGCCAAGGATGAAATCAATTTGTGGTTCAAACCAGAAGAGTTGGTTAGCTACACAAGCAACGCAGAGAAGTGGATCTATGGAGAGAACTGA